The genomic DNA CACATCAGGCAATCAACCATGGTTCATAGACTCTAATTGTTGTAACCATATGACctttaacattaatttattgCATTCCCTAAAACCTCTCACCACCTCACCTCTCATTCACACAACAAATGGTGCAACTATGCACATCACACATATTGGTCATGCCACTTCACAATCTCTCCAAAATATCTACTACATTCACCGTTTAACATTAAACCTTATTTCTGTTGGTCGTCGTTTAAGTAGCAAAGACTTACTATTACTTTTACATCTTTTGATGTATAGGTTCAGAATTCACAAACAGGTCGGATTCTTGTGATGGGATGCAAGACGGGTCACATATTTGAGCTTTCTTTCCTTCAACCTTTTTCTCAATTTTTGTTGTCGTTTCTCCTTCTTCCATTTATCAGTGACATCTTAAACTCGGACATGCTTCATTAAATAAACTCCGGTCTTTTGTTGCTAAAAGTTTTGGGGTCCTATTCAATTTAAGTCATTTGATTGTGTGCATTGTAAGCTTGACAAACAATCAGTACTTTCTTTTTTGAATAATCATTTTATTGCTGATAAACCTTTTTCGCTAGTTCACTCAGATATTTGGGGGCTCTCCCCTATTGGTACATTTcataattattgatattttgtgatatttgttgatgattattcacgTTTTActtggatttttttttgaaaaaacattcTGAACTTGCCTCTACTTATTCAATTTTTGTGAAAATGATTCAAACACAATTCTCATGCCCTATTAAAACACTTCGTATCGACAATGCTCTAGAATCATATTGTATTCTACCTTTCTCAGTTTTCTTTCTGCCTAGGGTATTGTTATTCAGCGCTCATTATTTACACCTCACAACAAAATGGTAGGACtgaacataaacataaacacaTTCTAGTAACTATTCGTGACATGTTTCTTTCTGCTTCATGTCCAGATCGGTTTTGGGGGGAAGCTTCCCTTATTATTGTTATACAATCAACCGAATGTCATCTTCTGTACTTCAGGATGTCACTCCTTACCAAAAACTCTTTGGACAACCACCATATTACTCCATTATTTGATCATTTGACTGTGTCAATTTTGTTCACCTCCCATACATGTACAAAACAATTTGGAGCCTCATAATTGTCTGTGTTGTTTTTGGGATATGGGGTAAAGCATAAGGGCTATCGTTGTTGGGATCTTATGTCAAATCGGATTCGTGTTTCTCGTCATGTCACCTTTTGGGATCTTTCGTAAGGTAAATTATGATCCATTGTGGTGTGAGGTTATGTCGGAGGAATTGCAGGCTCTTGAGAAATTAGGACTTGGAATATCATTGATCTACCACCTAGTAAGAAATCTATTAGTTACAAATTGATTTACAAGATCAAAACAAATTCTGATGGATCTGTTGAACTACAAAGCTCGTCTTGTGGCcagtagggatgacaatgggcgGTTCGGACgaggaatgcatttaccatccctGCTCCGTTtttatttcggggatttttttataCCATCCCCGCCCTGTTCGGTTTTGTTCGGTTTCGAGAAACCCCCGCGGGgcaccattaataaaatattttttataaaaaataaaaaataatattatataaacggattttttttataatatatattgaaattttatattattataaagaaataaaccataactcatataaaatatagtgaataaataaatgtattggtgatttgatatatttaattatgttttatagtgTTCAGGACATAATCGGGGTGAGATCGGGGTAGGTCGGGGCGGGAGACATAAATACCATCCTCGCCTCATCCTCGTTCGGTTTCAGAAAAAAACCATCCCAAATGGAGCAATGCAGTTCGGTTTTCACGGGActgtttcaaattgtcatccttagtgGCCACGGGTTTCTTACAAGAGTATGTCATTGACTATTAAGAGACTTTTGCTCTCGTCGCCCGTTTGACTTCTGTTCGTTGTCTTTTGGCTATTGTTGTTGCTCGTCGATAGTTTCTTCACCAGTTGAAAGTAAAGAATGCTTTTCTTCATAGAGAACTTTCTGAGGAGGTTTATATGAGTCCACCGTCGGGTTCACACATTTCAAGGAAGGTATGTAAGCTACACCGTGCTCTTTACGGTCTGAAACAAGCACCACGAGTTTGGTTTGCCAAGTTCAGCTCAACACTTATTCAGTATGGGTTTACTGCATCTCTCCATGACTCTACTTTATTCATTCGTCGCTCTTCGTCtgaaattattattctattattatatgttgatgatatggtgATCACTAGCGATGATGTCTTTGATTTACAGACCTATCTTCATCAACGTTTTGATATGAAAAGTCTTGGTAAGCTGTGTTACTTTCTAGGTCTTGAGATTTTCGACACAGTAGATGGTATCTACTTGTCTTAGGCGAAGTATGTTTCTGACCTTATCTCTCGTGCTGACTTGGCTGATAGCAAAACTGTCTCGACTTCACTTGAGGTAGATTATCGTCTTACTCCTCTCGATGGAACCCCTCTTAAAGACTCCACGCTCTATCGTCAATTAATGGGCTCCCTAATATATCTAACTATTACTCGCCCTAACATAACTAATGTAGTTCACATGGTTAGTCAATTCATGACTATTACTCTGATGTGTTACGTAATCTCCGCTATATTAAGGGCACTCTCTTACATGGTCTTCACTTCTCCGCTGATTTATCATTGGTACTCACTGGTTACTCAGATGCTGATTGGGAAGACGATCCCACTGACCGATGCTCTATCACTGATTATTGTTTTTTCTTgggtgattctcttgtttcctgGCGAAGCAAGAAACAAACTGTTATTTCCCGTCCAGCGCTAAGTCAAAGTATCGTGCACTTGCTGATTCTACTTCTAATTTTCTTTGGATTCGACGACTTCTCTCCGATCTTGACGTTCCTCAACTGCCAACCACCGATCTTCATTGTGATAGTTAGAGTGCTATTTACATTTCTCGGAATGATGTGTTTCATGAGCGCACTAAACACATCGAGATCGATTGCCACTTTGTACAACAACATGTTAGTGTTGGTACTATATAATTACGGTACGTGTCTAGCGAACACCAGACTGCAGATGTCTTCACGAAGTCTCTCTTGTTGAGtcgtttttatatattattgagtaAACTCAAGTTGATCTCTACTCTACCACCATGAGCTTGAGAAGGGGTGTTAGAATATATTATGTGGTCCAGCGCATCTAAAGGTTTCAGCCCATCTAAAAGTTTTCCTAACTTGGCGTTAagataaatcttttatatatatatatatatatatatatatatttatatattataactcttgtattatcaattcattcaatacaatttttttttatattcttacaaAGGTATAATTATAATACTTCTCATGCTTACTTTCAccttttaagaatatatatatatatataattcatagaTCCGTCTCCAAATAAGATCtcaaaaattcatttaattgaatacaaaatttttgaataatgttTCCATTTGATTATAATTGTAATGAAAACACTAAATTTATCAAGAAGTTAGTTTTTTATCTTTGATAAACAATCCAAAGTTATATTACAAAGTTTCATTCACCAACAAaatttttggttttgatgtagacttaattttattttgatgacaTGCTTAGGGATGTGAATAATTTCATACCCAATTTCGCACCTAGTATTCTTCTCCTTATTCTCGTCTTTGGTGTAACTagtaataagaaagaaaaagaaatactAACTTATTATTACATATAAGAGATGTGAGGATTAAGaaagttttaaatattgtagaggatagtttatatatatatgaactatTTGAATGTATGAAATATGAATCTACTAAGAGTTTTGGAGCCGGTTATCCATTATCAAACTCAAACTCGACGggtatttcaattttaatttgtatctCTGACCTCGATTTGAATTACTCCTACCTTGGATATCGAATTTTCGAGTTAGTACCATagttatttgtatttaaaagacttatttttattagaagagatagataatttaaaatattatatatattcaattaaaataggCCTAATAGCAATTCAACCACCTAATGAGAGTAAATAAGACTCAATTGGCATGTTGATTGATGACTTAATACTTAAGAGTTAAGAAGAGTCTTCAAATTGTTTgtgatataaaattaatataatgtgTGAAAAGTCACGTGACAAACGCAATTaaaaggaaggaaggaaggaggGGGAAACCTAaatccatcttcttcttcttcttggctACTATATACGTAACTTCCAGAGCTTTGACACCTCTCTGttttatctctctctctctcatcatttatatatgcGCAAGGACATCGGCTAGTATTTCGTACCTATCCATCCGGAggagagaggaaagagagaataTGAGCAGCAACGTCCATCACACCAGCCATAGCCATCATCATCAACAGCCGGATCTAGTACCTCCTTCTACGGTTCATCACACTAGCCATCAAACCCCTTTTTtccctcctcctcctcatccAGGTAAATTCGCCTCCAAACCCTAACCCTATTTCCATCCCCCTTTTCTTTCAAATGTTTCGAATCGTTTGTAACGACACCTTCATTCGCCCTCACTCTTTCATTCCCTGTCTTCTCAGTacgatttttttttctacttttcaTACACTTTTGACCCAATTCTTTGTAAGTAATTGTCttctgattgattgattgattcgtTTCGTTTATTATTTTAGGGCCTCCGCCACCGACGTTTTGGCCTGATTCTTACCCGCCGCCGCTTCCACCTCCTCGTCACAACATTAATCCTCCTCCTCCTAGTTATCAACAGTATTTCGGCCCTTCCGTTCCTCCGCCGCCGCAAGATATGTATCACCACCATCATAACCAAGGTTACGATCGAGGAGGATGCGATTGTTGCTGTCCATTTCTCACCACATGGTGCGTAAACACTCTCTCTCTTTACTCTTTCTTATTCGTAATCAAAACCCTAGATTATTTATACAGATGTTGTTTTCTCTCTGCAGCTTATCTGCTCTTTGTTGCTGCTGTCTTCTGGAGAGGAGCTTCTAGTGCTGCGATAAGGGAATTTTTTTAACTTACCAATTACATATGCAAAACTTAAAACCTAAATAAGAATGTGTAATACTGATTATTTTACTGTCTCAGATACCAGTTCTTTGgaatacatatatacatacatatgactgttgggttttcttttgtgttCTGTTTTAAGTTACTCTTGCTATGTTCCTGAATCCTCATCCATCCCCAGTTATATGTCGTCTTATTCAAATTTCATACAGATGATGCTACAAGTTTAATTAAAAGACAGTGATATTTTGtactataatttattaatttaagagtTTGTTGATCTtagtagggatgacaatggtACACTCGGAAGTGAAGTACCCATTCTTTATTACCAATACTTCTTATGAATTTGCCTCTATTATCTTCATACCTAGACTACTAAAGAAtccagttttttttatttgagaacACTGGTTTCGCGTAGGAGTGCGATTAGTTTTCAAGAGTGCGATTAGTTCTCGTGGGTTAAGCACATAGACCGCAAacatatttaaccatttaatcatGCGCCTTGTCTTCTGACGGGCTCAAACCCAGGACCTCATAGACCCCTTGTCGTTTGACGGGTTCAAACCCAGGATCTCAGATAGacatgaaatattaaaaataaattaaaaattaagagttaCGAGTAGGAATAGAAATTGAAATTCCGAACTTAATAGAGTAATCATTTTCTCCTCATTCTTTACTTGacccaaatttaaaaaatatacgaAACCGATTCTGACAACCAAGTACAAAAATCAGTTTGTGTACAAAAATCAGTTTGAGTTTGTGTACAAAAATCAGTTTATTTGCAGTATTTCCTTGTATTCTTGAAGTTgaatttttatgtaatttgaGTCCGTGCATagcttagtttttttttaattaccaAAAGTCTTGGATTATTTGGAGATCaagttatttaagatttttactaggttatttatttttactttgttttatttttaaaaaaattatcatttaatgaaaaattaggttatttagatttttaattaattgaattattattatatatatttcatttataattaataaattcatgtgatttttttatttattttaaaattggtataaaattggaattattaatataaaattatctttttcttctaattttattattttgatatataatgtggttaatcaatcaaataaaatgaaGGGTACTTAATAATGTTTATTGTAATCTAAATACGTTTTtaatataatgtaatatttttaatagttaaattattactttattaaaaaaattataatataaagaaaaaaaacaaattttggtatttatttacatatttatatttaaataatggatatatattt from Impatiens glandulifera chromosome 9, dImpGla2.1, whole genome shotgun sequence includes the following:
- the LOC124915522 gene encoding protein CYSTEINE-RICH TRANSMEMBRANE MODULE 13-like, producing MSSNVHHTSHSHHHQQPDLVPPSTVHHTSHQTPFFPPPPHPGPPPPTFWPDSYPPPLPPPRHNINPPPPSYQQYFGPSVPPPPQDMYHHHHNQGYDRGGCDCCCPFLTTCLSALCCCCLLERSF